A stretch of the bacterium SCSIO 12827 genome encodes the following:
- the gcvH gene encoding glycine cleavage system protein GcvH, which translates to MTVKYTKDHEWIRLDGDVATIGITNYAQEQLGDVVFVEVPEAGARFDAGAEAAVVESVKAASEVYAPLTGEIVEGNQALADDPSLVNSDPEGAGWFFKMKPDDLSQMDGMLDDVAYRTLLVDLD; encoded by the coding sequence ATGACCGTGAAGTACACCAAGGACCACGAATGGATCCGTCTGGACGGCGACGTCGCCACCATCGGCATCACCAATTACGCCCAGGAACAGTTGGGCGACGTCGTGTTCGTCGAAGTGCCCGAGGCGGGTGCCCGTTTCGACGCCGGGGCCGAGGCCGCCGTGGTCGAATCCGTCAAGGCGGCGAGTGAGGTTTACGCCCCCCTGACCGGCGAGATCGTCGAAGGCAACCAGGCCCTGGCCGACGACCCGTCCCTGGTCAATTCCGATCCCGAAGGGGCCGGCTGGTTCTTCAAGATGAAGCCCGACGACCTGTCGCAGATGGACGGCATGCTGGACGACGTGGCCTACCGCACTTTGCTGGTCGACCTGGACTGA
- the gcvT gene encoding glycine cleavage system aminomethyltransferase GcvT → MADDTKTLKTTPLDALHREYGAKMVPFAGYSMPVQYKAGVLQEHLHTRSQAGLFDVSHMGQARLLGSKAAEAMETLVPGDIAGLGAGNMRYTLLTNDAGGILDDLMVTHCGDSLYIVVNAACKDADFAHMRAKLTDAKLEIIEDHALLALQGPKAAEVLARYVPAVRHMVFLTGASFRINDVPCFITRSGYTGEDGYEISIPNKDADAFARLLLSEHEVMPIGLGARDSLRLEAGLCLYGNDIDTTTTPIEAALNWTIGKRRRAEGGFPGADVILGQIKDGTARKRVGLVPEGRAPARAGTEIQDLDGAAAGTVTSGGFGPTVDGPIAMGYLRTELAVPGTRVNLMVRGKAQPAEVVKPPFVKQNYVKD, encoded by the coding sequence TTGGCCGACGATACGAAAACTCTGAAGACCACGCCGCTGGATGCGCTTCACCGTGAATACGGTGCCAAGATGGTGCCCTTCGCCGGCTATTCCATGCCTGTCCAGTACAAGGCCGGCGTATTGCAGGAACATCTGCATACGCGCTCCCAGGCAGGCCTGTTCGACGTCTCCCACATGGGTCAGGCGCGCCTGCTCGGATCAAAGGCGGCGGAAGCCATGGAAACCCTGGTGCCGGGCGATATCGCCGGGCTGGGTGCCGGCAATATGCGCTACACCCTTTTGACCAACGACGCCGGCGGCATCCTCGACGACCTGATGGTCACCCATTGTGGTGATTCGCTCTATATCGTGGTCAACGCCGCCTGCAAGGATGCTGATTTCGCCCATATGCGGGCCAAGCTGACGGACGCCAAGCTCGAAATCATCGAGGACCACGCGCTGCTCGCCCTGCAGGGGCCCAAGGCGGCCGAAGTCCTGGCCCGCTATGTGCCGGCCGTGCGCCACATGGTGTTCCTGACCGGCGCATCGTTCCGCATCAACGACGTGCCCTGCTTCATCACCCGGTCGGGCTACACCGGCGAGGACGGATACGAAATATCAATCCCCAACAAGGATGCCGACGCTTTCGCCCGCCTGCTGCTGTCGGAACATGAAGTCATGCCGATCGGCCTGGGCGCGCGGGATTCGCTGCGGCTGGAGGCTGGTCTTTGCCTGTACGGCAACGACATCGACACGACCACCACGCCCATCGAAGCTGCCCTCAACTGGACAATCGGCAAGCGCCGGCGGGCCGAAGGCGGGTTCCCCGGGGCCGACGTGATCCTAGGCCAGATCAAGGACGGCACGGCGCGCAAGCGTGTCGGCCTGGTGCCCGAAGGCCGGGCCCCGGCCCGCGCCGGCACGGAAATTCAAGACCTGGACGGCGCCGCCGCCGGAACCGTGACCTCGGGCGGGTTCGGCCCCACCGTCGACGGCCCCATCGCCATGGGCTACCTGCGCACGGAACTGGCGGTGCCCGGTACCCGGGTCAACCTGATGGTGCGCGGCAAAGCGCAACCGGCAGAGGTCGTCAAACCGCCCTTCGTCAAACAGAACTACGTCAAGGACTGA